The Candidatus Pantoea soli genome window below encodes:
- the nrdA gene encoding class 1a ribonucleoside-diphosphate reductase subunit alpha: MNQSLLVTKRDGRQERIDLDKIHRVLDWAAEGLNNVSVSQVELRSHIQFYDGIRTSDIHETIIKAAADLISRDAPDYQYLAARLAIFHLRKKAYGQFEPPKLYDQVVKMVEMGKYDRHLLEDYSVEEFAQMDGFIDHWRDMNFSYAAVKQLEGKYLVQNRVSGEIYESAQFLYILVAACLFSGYPRDTRMDYIRRFYDAISTFKISLPTPIMSGVRTPTRQFSSCVLIECGDSLDSINATSSAIVKYVSQRAGIGINAGRIRALGSPIRGGEAFHTGCIPFYKHFQTAVKSCSQGGVRGGAATLFYPMWHLEVESLLVLKNNRGVEGNRVRHMDYGVQINKLMYTRLLKGEDITLFSPSDVPGLYDAFFADQDEFERLYTKYEKDDSIRKQRVKAVDLFSLMMQERASTGRIYIQNVDHCNTHSPFDPAIAPVRQSNLCLEIALPTKPLDDVNDENGEIALCTLSAFNLGAIDSLDDLEELATLAVRALDALLDYQDYPIPAAKRGAMGRRTLGIGVINFAYYLAKHGVRYSDGSANNLTHKTFEAIQYYLLKASNALAKEQGACPWFNETTYAQGILPIDTYKKDLDSVCNEPLHLDWEALRESIKTHGLRNSTLSALMPSETSSQISNATNGIEPPRGHISIKASKDGILRQVVPEYERLKDQYELLWEMPSNDGYLQLVGLMQKFIDQAISSNTNYDPGRFANGKVPMKQLLKDLLTAYKFGVKTLYYQNTRDGAEDAQDDLAPSIQDDGCESGACKI, encoded by the coding sequence ATGAACCAAAGTCTGCTCGTTACAAAACGTGATGGCCGCCAGGAGCGCATTGATCTCGATAAGATTCACCGGGTGCTGGACTGGGCAGCTGAAGGGCTGAACAATGTCTCGGTATCGCAGGTTGAGCTGCGTTCACACATCCAGTTCTACGATGGTATCAGGACCTCAGACATCCATGAGACCATCATCAAAGCGGCGGCAGACCTGATCTCCCGTGATGCACCGGACTACCAGTACCTGGCTGCGCGCCTGGCCATTTTCCACCTGCGCAAAAAAGCCTACGGCCAGTTTGAGCCGCCGAAGCTCTATGACCAGGTGGTAAAAATGGTCGAAATGGGCAAATACGACCGCCACCTGCTGGAAGATTACAGCGTGGAAGAGTTCGCACAGATGGACGGCTTTATCGACCACTGGCGCGACATGAACTTCTCCTATGCGGCGGTAAAGCAGCTGGAAGGCAAATATCTGGTGCAGAACCGCGTCAGCGGTGAGATCTATGAGAGCGCCCAGTTCCTGTACATTCTGGTGGCGGCCTGCCTGTTCTCCGGCTATCCGCGCGATACGCGTATGGATTACATCCGTCGTTTCTACGATGCGATTTCCACCTTCAAGATTTCGCTGCCAACGCCCATCATGTCAGGCGTGCGTACCCCAACCCGTCAGTTCAGCTCTTGCGTGCTGATTGAGTGTGGCGACAGCCTGGATTCCATCAACGCCACCTCCAGCGCTATTGTGAAATATGTGTCGCAGCGTGCCGGTATCGGCATCAACGCCGGCCGCATCCGCGCGCTGGGCAGCCCGATTCGCGGCGGCGAAGCGTTCCACACCGGGTGCATCCCGTTCTATAAGCATTTCCAGACGGCGGTGAAATCCTGCTCGCAGGGCGGCGTGCGCGGCGGTGCGGCCACCCTGTTCTATCCGATGTGGCATCTGGAAGTGGAAAGTCTGCTGGTGCTGAAGAACAACCGCGGCGTGGAAGGCAACCGCGTGCGTCATATGGATTACGGTGTACAGATCAACAAGCTGATGTATACCCGTCTGCTGAAAGGTGAAGATATCACCCTGTTCAGCCCGTCTGACGTGCCCGGCCTGTACGATGCGTTCTTTGCCGATCAGGATGAGTTCGAGCGGCTGTACACCAAATATGAGAAAGACGACAGCATCCGTAAGCAGCGCGTGAAAGCGGTGGATCTGTTCTCGCTGATGATGCAGGAACGCGCCTCTACCGGCCGCATCTACATCCAGAACGTTGACCACTGCAACACCCACAGCCCGTTTGACCCGGCTATTGCGCCAGTGCGCCAGTCTAACCTGTGCCTGGAGATCGCCCTGCCGACCAAACCGCTGGACGATGTCAACGATGAAAACGGCGAAATCGCGCTGTGTACGCTGTCCGCCTTTAACCTCGGCGCGATTGACAGCCTGGACGATCTGGAAGAACTGGCCACGCTGGCCGTGCGCGCGCTGGATGCGCTGCTGGATTATCAGGATTACCCGATTCCGGCCGCTAAACGGGGTGCCATGGGCCGCCGTACGCTGGGTATTGGCGTGATCAACTTTGCCTATTATCTGGCGAAGCACGGCGTGCGCTACTCTGACGGCAGCGCTAATAACCTGACGCACAAGACCTTTGAAGCTATTCAGTACTATCTGCTGAAAGCGTCTAACGCACTGGCGAAAGAGCAAGGCGCCTGCCCGTGGTTCAACGAAACCACCTATGCGCAGGGGATTCTGCCGATTGATACCTATAAAAAGGATCTCGACAGTGTCTGCAATGAGCCGCTGCACCTCGACTGGGAAGCGCTGCGTGAGTCAATCAAAACGCACGGCCTGCGTAACTCTACGCTCTCTGCCCTGATGCCGTCAGAGACCTCTTCGCAGATCTCCAACGCCACCAACGGCATTGAGCCGCCGCGCGGCCACATCAGCATTAAAGCGTCGAAAGACGGCATTCTGCGTCAGGTGGTGCCGGAGTATGAGCGTCTGAAAGATCAGTATGAGCTGCTGTGGGAAATGCCATCCAACGATGGGTATCTGCAGCTGGTTGGCCTGATGCAGAAGTTTATCGATCAGGCGATTTCGTCGAACACCAACTACGATCCGGGCCGTTTCGCCAATGGCAAAGTGCCGATGAAACAGCTGCTGAAAGATCTGCTGACCGCCTATAAGTTTGGCGTGAAGACCTTGTACTACCAGAACACCCGTGACGGTGCGGAAGATGCGCAGGATGACCTGGCACCTTCTATCCAGGATGACGGCTGCGAGAGCGGCGCTTGTAAGATTTGA